The genomic DNA ACAAAGCGCTTACGGTGGATTTTGATGAAGTCGCTGTAACCAGGCGCTTATACAGAACAGGTGAAAGTGAATATTACATAAACCGTGTCGGCGTTCGCCTTCGTGATATTAACGAGCTTTTTATGAATACGGGGCTTGGCAGAGATGGTTATTCTATAATCGGGCAAGGCAAGATTTCAGATGTTCTGACAGCTAAAAGCGAGGACAGGAGACTGATACTTGAAGAGGCGGCAGGTATCTCGAAATACCGTTATCGCAAACAGGAATCTGAAAAAAAGCTTTCTGTAACAGAGGAAAATTTATCACGTGTGCGTGATATACTTCATGAACTGGAAGAACGCGTTGAACCGCTTCGCATACAATCCGAAAAAGCCCGTAAGTTTCTTGATCTCCGGGAAGAAAGAAAACAGCTTGAAATAAACGTTTGGCTGGACAGCATTGATAAGACAAAAGATGAAAAAGAAGAGCTGGACAATAAATATCATATGACAAAGGACAGCCTTGACCTTTTGCAGGACGAAAACGAGTCGAGCGAGCGCGAAATGGACGAATGCTCCGCAGCGATGCAGGAGTGCAATCTGCTTGTTGAACAGCTTCAAAACAGCATAAGAGATAAAGAGGAAGAAGCGGCGTCACTGCAGAGTGAACGGGCAGTTACAGTAAACGATATCGAACATCACAAAGAGCGCTTAGCCAGAATAAAGGAAAGCATCGAACAAGGACAGCTGAGGTTTAAAGAGTTTGAGGATCAGATCGCTTCAAAGCGGTCATCGATGGAGTCGATAAAACAGGATATCGATAAGAAGGAACAGGAACTTTCAGATATAGTCAGCGAAAGCGAGCGGCGCTTGTCCGAACAGTCGGATATAACCGAGACGCTTGAAAAAGTGCGTGCACAGATGACTGTCATGACCGGAGAGGCCACAGATGCAAAAATAAAACTTGCCTCCTTCGAGAGCAGTATTGAAAATGCGGCGGCACGTCTTAACACTATAGAAAATGAACTCGCTGAGCGTGAGGCTTTGCGTAATGATAAAGAAAAAGAACTGCTGGGGATAAACGAACAGCTTGAAGACGTTGCAGAGCGCATTTCCGGCAATTCAAACATAATATCGGGTTATCAGCGAAAGCTTGAAGCCCGCAAGTCAAAACTTGATGAGCTGAACGCGAAACAGCGCGCGCTTGATAACTCTGTGATGGAAAAGAGCCAGAGGATAAGGCTTTTAACAGACATGGAAAAACATTATGAAGGCTTTACTTCAAGTGTCAAGGTCGTTATGAGGGAGGCCGAACGCGGGCGCCTCCGCGGGGTCTGCGGTCCAGTAAGCGAGCTAATCAAGGTCGAGGGTGCTTACACGCTTGCTATAGAGACTGCCCTTGGCGGCGCGGTGCAGCATATCGTTGTTGAACGTGAGGAAGACGCAAAAGCGGCCATTCTAATGCTCAAAAACGAAAATGGCGGGCGTTCGACATTTTTACCGCTTTCGGCTGTGAGGGGCAGCGGGTTTAATGAAACCGGAGTTGACAGATGCGAGGGCTTTGTCGGTATTGCATCGTCGCTGCTGACCTATGACAGTAAGTATGAAAACGTTTTTAAAAGTCTTCTCGGGAGAACGGTTGTTGTTGAACATATTGACAACGCAATTGCAATGGCAAGACGATTCGGTTACCGATTCAAGATCGTGACGTTAGACGGTCAGGTCGTGAACGCAGGTGGCTCAATGACCGGCGGCTCTCAGGTTCGGGGCAGCGGCGTGCTGTCAAGGAAAAATGAAATTGAAACTCTTAATATAGAACTTGTTAAACTTAAATCTCAGGCGGGTGAAGTCGCATCTGAGGCGGACAAGCTTGCAGTTGAAACTGCTTCGATTTCGGCAAGTCTCGACGGCGCTGTTGCCGAAAACAATGTTGCCCGTGAACAGCAGCTGAGACTTGAGGGCGAAGCTGGACAGTATAAAATGCTGCTTGATACGCTGAACGATTCGGTGGAGGCGCTTCAAAACGAGAGAAAAAGCATCAATTTGCAGAATGAAACTGCACAAAAACAGGCAGATGAACTTTCTGCGCTGATTAATGCCACAGAACAGGAACTGTCAAGACTTGAAGGCGAGTATGAGACGCTTTCTGGCAGCCATGAGGAAGCGCTTAAAAATCGCGAACAGCTTCAAACGAGGATTTCAGACGGTAAATTCGAGATAGCTGCTCTTAAAAAAGATGTTGAGATGCTTGAAGCCGGAATTTCAGATATTCTGCGTCAAAAAGAGCTTTTTAGCTCAGAATTGGGAACAATACAGCAAGAGACTGAAACCATCAATGCAAATATCGAAGATCTTAATAATAAAATCACACAGCTTGATGGCGAAGCACTGAAACTGCAGGAAAACATATCAAATTTCAGAGAAGACATCAAGAAGGCTAATGAAAAACGTGATCTTAATGAAAAGCGGATCGCTGAAATACGCAAAAGCAGCAAAGATATGGTATCACGGCGTGAAGGGCTTATCAGAGAGCTTACGAGACTTGAAGGGAAAAAGGCTTCGCTTGAGACGGAGTATGACAACATCATTTCAAGGCTTTGGGAAGAATACGAGCTTACGCTTACAGACAGCTACGCCCTGCGCACAGAGCTTGAAAATCCGGCGGCCGCGGCAAAACGTATCGCCGAGATAAAAAATAAGATGAAAAGTCTCGGAGATGTCAATGTCGGGGCAATCGAGGAATACAAAACTGTAAACGAGCGTTATGAGTTCTTAAAAACGCAGGTTGACGATCTTGAAAAAGCTAAATCAGAACTCACCCGGATAATCGAAAGCCTCACTGAAGAGATGAAAAAAATCTTCTCTGAACAGTTCAAGGCGATTAACGAGCAGTTTGGCCGCGTATTTATTGAACTTTTCGGAGGCGGAAATGCCAAGCTGGAATTATCAGATCCGGGAAACGTTCTCGAATCAGGCATAGATATAGCTATACAGCCTCCAGGCAAAATAATAAAGAATTTAAGCGCATTGTCAGGCGGCGAGCAGGCATTTGTTGCTATCGCACTGTATTTTGCTATAATGGTCGTGAAGCCGTCACCATTCTGCATACTGGACGAGATAGAGGCGGCACTTGACGATGTAAATGTAAGCAGGTTTGCGGGATATCTTGAAAAGATGGCGCGCACATCCCAGTTTATCTGCGTGACGCATAGACGAGGCACGATGGAGCATGCGGGAATATTATACGGTGTGACGATGCAGGAGAGCGGCGTGACAAAACTTTTGACGATAAATGTTGCCGATGTTGAAAAGCATTTCGGCAATACATTATAAATGGAGGATCTATGGGTTTTTTTGAAAAGATAAAACAAGGGCTTGCAAAAACAAAGCAGGGAATCATGGGGCAGGTCGACAGCATGCTCCGCTCATTTGTAAAAATAGATGAAGATTTTTTCGAAGAACTTGAAGAACTGCTGATAATGGCGGACGTCGGCATAGAAACAAGCGAAGAGATAATAGAACGGCTGCGTGACAAGGTCAAGGACGAAAGAGAGACGAACAGCGAGGCGGTCAAGGAATTTCTTAAAGAGATAGTAAGCGATATGCTCCGTGATGAAGAGGGCATGCATCTGTCGACAAAACCGTCGGTGATCCTTGTGGTTGGAGTAAACGGTGTAGGTAAAACAACGTCGATCGGCAAGATCGCAAATCTATATAAACAGCAGGGCAAAAAAGTCATTCTTGGCGCTGCGGATACTTTCAGGGCTGCTGCCGCTGAACAGCTGTGCATTTGGGCTGACCGTGCCGGCTGCGACATTGTACACCAAAAAGAAGGCACTGATCCTGCCGCCGTCGTTTTCGATACGATTTCAGCAGGAAAAAGCCGTGGCGTGGATATCATAATCTGCGACACTGCAGGAAGACTGCATAATAAGAAAAATCTTATGGACGAGCTTGGCAAGATGATACGTGTTATTGACCGTGAACTGCCAGATGCCGATAAGGAAATACTGCTTGTATGCGATGCAACTACCGGTCAGAATGGACTAAATCAGGCAAAAGAGTTCAAAAACGTCGCTCCGCTGACGGGCATTATTCTTACTAAGCTTGACGGCACAGCGAAAGGCGGAATTGTGGTTGCAATAAAACACGAGCTTGATATCCCGATACGTTTTGTCGGCGTAGGCGAGCAGATGGATGATCTGCAGGAGTTTGTGCCTGAAGAGTTTGCAAACGCTCTGTTTGAAGGGCAGGACAGCGATAATGAATAGACCTTTGACAATAGTCGCTGCAACATCAAATAAAGGCAAGCTGCGTGAACTGCGCCAGCTTTTATCCGGTCTTGATATTACGGTGCTGTCAATGGCGGAAGCGGGCGTAAGCGCGGATATTGAGGAAACGGGAACTACTTTCGAGGAAAACGCTATGCTTAAGGCGGAAGGAGTCATGAGGCTTTGCGGACTTCCGACCTTTGCGGACGATTCAGGACTTTCGGTGGACGCATTAAACGGTGCTCCCGGTGTTTACTCCGCTCGTTACGCGGGTGAGAACGCGACGGACAGGGATAGAACCTTAAAACTCCTTGACGCTGTAAAGGATATTCCAGATGAAAAACGTGGCGCGCACTTCGTATCTGCGATAGCATTCGCCTCTCCAGACGGCAAGAGTTTTACTGTTACAGGAAAATGCTTTGGAGTCATCACCAGAGAAATACAGGGCGAAAACGGGTTTGGATATGATCCAATTTTCCTTGTGCCGGAATATAACAAAACTTTTGGGCAGATGCCCGACGAGATTAAAAACAAAATAAGCCACAGAGCTGAGGCAATGAGGCTTTTCCTTCAAAAAATCAAAGAATATATTTAAGGCGGTAATATATGCTGACAAGTAAACAAAGGGCAACTCTGCGCTCAATGGCAAACGGAATCGATACTATTTTTCAGATCGGCAAAGGCGGTATAAACGATAATCTGTATATTCAGGTGAACGAGGCGCTTGAAGCACGGGAACTTATTAAGTTGCGTGTCCTGGAGACATCTCTGGTTTCCGCGAGAGAGGCTGCTGCGGATGTTGCTGAACACTGCGGCGCAGAGATTGTACAGGTTATCGGCACACGGTTTGTGCTTTATAAAGAGTCAAAAAATAAAAAGACAATCAATATATAAGCGGTGAGTTAATGGCTAAAATAGGTATTTATGGGGGAACTTTTAATCCGCCTCATTTCGGGCATGTAAATCTGGCTAAGAATGCGATTAAGGCGCTTGAGCTTGACAAGCTTTTGATTATTCCAACAGCGCTGCCGCCACATAAATCTGCTGATGAATCAGTTGAACAGTCGGAGAGGCTCGAAATGACGCGCATTGCATTTGAAGAGGTAAAAGATGCTGTTGTATCCGATATTGAGCTTAGAAGGGGCGGCATCAGTTACACGATCGATACGCTGAATGAAATTAAACGCTTGGTGGGACCCGAAGATAAGCTTTATCTCTTGATGGGTTCGGATATGTTCAATATGATTGAGAAATGGAGACAGTTCAAAGATATATTCAAGCTTTGCACTATTGCGGTGTTTGAGCGGGAAAACGGCGATACTAAGCTTTCTGAATATGTTTTGTATATAAAAGAAAAATACAATGCAGACATAGTGTTTATTGAAGCGCCGGTCATTGAGATGTCTTCCGAAAATATACGAACAATGTTGCGCTGCGGATGCAATATGGGGCATGTCCTTCCTTACAAACTTGCGCAGTACATTGCAGACAAGAACGTATATCTGCCTGAGCTTGAAGTAATGCTGAGTGAGGTTTTGTCAAGAAAGAGATTTTTACATTCGGTATCAGTCAGGGATGAATCCATAAAACTTGCGCGTATTTATAATGTTGATATTGCTAAGGCTGCTCTAGCGGGACTTCTACATGATATAACTAAGGAAAAAACATATGACGAGCAGTTGCAACTTTGTAAAGAGTTTGGTATAATTTTATCAACTGTGGAAAAAAACGCCCCGAAACTTTTACACGCTAAAACAGGTGCGTATTACATTAGGGAAAAACTTGGCATTGACGATGAAGATATCTTTGCCGCTGTGTATTATCATACGACGGGCCGAGCCGGAATGAGTCCGCTCGAAGAGGTTATATTTCTTGCCGATTTTATAGAACCGCTGCGTGATTTTGATGGAGTGGACAGTATAAGACAATATGCTTATACTGATCTTAACAAAGCAATTGTGACCGCCTGCGACATTTCAATCGATGAGGTTAGAAATAACAACATGACTGTTCATGAGAACACGCTTAGCGCAAGGGCATATTATGCCGGAAGGAACAACATGCTATGAAGATTAAAAAAAGAAACAGAATCATCATCATTGCTGCGGCGGTGATTATTACGCTGCTTGGCGTTGGTGTTTTTGCGGGTTATTCTGTTTATAACGCATCCAAAGTTATGAACGACGGAAATACAAAAAAGATCGATATCGATCAGGATGTCAGCAATGGACTTCGTAATAAAGGCGTCTATACATTTGCTGTAGGCGGAACTGATAAGGGCGGCACAAGAACCGA from Bacillota bacterium includes the following:
- the ftsY gene encoding signal recognition particle-docking protein FtsY, with the translated sequence MGFFEKIKQGLAKTKQGIMGQVDSMLRSFVKIDEDFFEELEELLIMADVGIETSEEIIERLRDKVKDERETNSEAVKEFLKEIVSDMLRDEEGMHLSTKPSVILVVGVNGVGKTTSIGKIANLYKQQGKKVILGAADTFRAAAAEQLCIWADRAGCDIVHQKEGTDPAAVVFDTISAGKSRGVDIIICDTAGRLHNKKNLMDELGKMIRVIDRELPDADKEILLVCDATTGQNGLNQAKEFKNVAPLTGIILTKLDGTAKGGIVVAIKHELDIPIRFVGVGEQMDDLQEFVPEEFANALFEGQDSDNE
- the smc gene encoding chromosome segregation protein SMC, giving the protein KALTVDFDEVAVTRRLYRTGESEYYINRVGVRLRDINELFMNTGLGRDGYSIIGQGKISDVLTAKSEDRRLILEEAAGISKYRYRKQESEKKLSVTEENLSRVRDILHELEERVEPLRIQSEKARKFLDLREERKQLEINVWLDSIDKTKDEKEELDNKYHMTKDSLDLLQDENESSEREMDECSAAMQECNLLVEQLQNSIRDKEEEAASLQSERAVTVNDIEHHKERLARIKESIEQGQLRFKEFEDQIASKRSSMESIKQDIDKKEQELSDIVSESERRLSEQSDITETLEKVRAQMTVMTGEATDAKIKLASFESSIENAAARLNTIENELAEREALRNDKEKELLGINEQLEDVAERISGNSNIISGYQRKLEARKSKLDELNAKQRALDNSVMEKSQRIRLLTDMEKHYEGFTSSVKVVMREAERGRLRGVCGPVSELIKVEGAYTLAIETALGGAVQHIVVEREEDAKAAILMLKNENGGRSTFLPLSAVRGSGFNETGVDRCEGFVGIASSLLTYDSKYENVFKSLLGRTVVVEHIDNAIAMARRFGYRFKIVTLDGQVVNAGGSMTGGSQVRGSGVLSRKNEIETLNIELVKLKSQAGEVASEADKLAVETASISASLDGAVAENNVAREQQLRLEGEAGQYKMLLDTLNDSVEALQNERKSINLQNETAQKQADELSALINATEQELSRLEGEYETLSGSHEEALKNREQLQTRISDGKFEIAALKKDVEMLEAGISDILRQKELFSSELGTIQQETETINANIEDLNNKITQLDGEALKLQENISNFREDIKKANEKRDLNEKRIAEIRKSSKDMVSRREGLIRELTRLEGKKASLETEYDNIISRLWEEYELTLTDSYALRTELENPAAAAKRIAEIKNKMKSLGDVNVGAIEEYKTVNERYEFLKTQVDDLEKAKSELTRIIESLTEEMKKIFSEQFKAINEQFGRVFIELFGGGNAKLELSDPGNVLESGIDIAIQPPGKIIKNLSALSGGEQAFVAIALYFAIMVVKPSPFCILDEIEAALDDVNVSRFAGYLEKMARTSQFICVTHRRGTMEHAGILYGVTMQESGVTKLLTINVADVEKHFGNTL
- the nadD gene encoding nicotinate (nicotinamide) nucleotide adenylyltransferase, yielding MAKIGIYGGTFNPPHFGHVNLAKNAIKALELDKLLIIPTALPPHKSADESVEQSERLEMTRIAFEEVKDAVVSDIELRRGGISYTIDTLNEIKRLVGPEDKLYLLMGSDMFNMIEKWRQFKDIFKLCTIAVFERENGDTKLSEYVLYIKEKYNADIVFIEAPVIEMSSENIRTMLRCGCNMGHVLPYKLAQYIADKNVYLPELEVMLSEVLSRKRFLHSVSVRDESIKLARIYNVDIAKAALAGLLHDITKEKTYDEQLQLCKEFGIILSTVEKNAPKLLHAKTGAYYIREKLGIDDEDIFAAVYYHTTGRAGMSPLEEVIFLADFIEPLRDFDGVDSIRQYAYTDLNKAIVTACDISIDEVRNNNMTVHENTLSARAYYAGRNNML
- the yhbY gene encoding ribosome assembly RNA-binding protein YhbY, giving the protein MLTSKQRATLRSMANGIDTIFQIGKGGINDNLYIQVNEALEARELIKLRVLETSLVSAREAAADVAEHCGAEIVQVIGTRFVLYKESKNKKTINI
- a CDS encoding XTP/dITP diphosphatase, coding for MNRPLTIVAATSNKGKLRELRQLLSGLDITVLSMAEAGVSADIEETGTTFEENAMLKAEGVMRLCGLPTFADDSGLSVDALNGAPGVYSARYAGENATDRDRTLKLLDAVKDIPDEKRGAHFVSAIAFASPDGKSFTVTGKCFGVITREIQGENGFGYDPIFLVPEYNKTFGQMPDEIKNKISHRAEAMRLFLQKIKEYI